The Candidatus Poribacteria bacterium genome has a window encoding:
- the sufC gene encoding Fe-S cluster assembly ATPase SufC — translation MSKDLMIKDLHISVQGKPIIKGLNLTVKQGEIHALMGPNGSGKSTLANGLMGHPLYDIDSGEVVFSGVDVLELEPNERAKLGLFLAFQYPTAIPGVSLANFLRLAVSAVRVKEGNGSSSDGLIPMREFRSELREKMKQLGVDDSFARRYLNDGFSGGEKKRAEILQLAMLEPKIAILDETDSGLDIDAIRVVGESVSQLIGPELGVLIITHYPRLLDYIRPEFVHILLDGKIVESGGWELAQMLEAEGYDPIREKHGIDEE, via the coding sequence ATGAGCAAAGACTTGATGATTAAAGACTTGCATATCAGTGTGCAAGGAAAACCAATTATCAAAGGATTAAATTTAACTGTCAAACAGGGTGAAATCCATGCGCTGATGGGTCCAAACGGGTCCGGCAAAAGCACCCTCGCCAATGGCTTAATGGGACATCCGCTCTACGATATTGATTCTGGAGAAGTGGTTTTTAGCGGCGTTGATGTTCTGGAATTAGAACCGAACGAACGCGCGAAGCTCGGACTTTTTCTCGCTTTTCAGTATCCAACAGCGATTCCTGGGGTCAGTTTAGCGAATTTTCTACGACTCGCCGTGAGTGCAGTCCGCGTCAAAGAAGGAAATGGTTCCAGCAGTGATGGACTCATTCCGATGCGCGAATTTCGTAGCGAACTTCGCGAAAAAATGAAGCAGCTCGGTGTTGATGATTCTTTCGCCAGACGCTACCTCAATGATGGGTTTTCCGGTGGTGAAAAGAAACGTGCCGAGATTTTACAGCTCGCAATGCTTGAACCCAAAATTGCGATCCTTGATGAAACGGATTCAGGACTGGATATCGATGCTATCCGAGTCGTAGGTGAAAGTGTGAGTCAATTGATTGGACCGGAGTTGGGAGTCCTGATTATCACACACTATCCGCGATTGCTGGACTACATCCGTCCGGAATTCGTGCATATTCTGCTTGATGGTAAGATTGTTGAATCCGGTGGATGGGAACTCGCACAGATGTTAGAAGCAGAAGGCTACGATCCAATTCGCGAAAAACACGGTATTGACGAAGAGTAA